The Achromobacter deleyi genome has a window encoding:
- a CDS encoding OsmC family protein — protein MSTLNEYLGQKREAVLLRNSRDPQTVEPVKLRAQVSAEGRSGVRRIRIRDHQVVSDSPSDFAGYDLGPSSPELLLGSLGSCLTHIFLIKAAELELPLESLEVTIEGDLDPRGGKPGYEKVPFFPHNIRYTAHIVSPADEHAVRAVHEAVEQWCPILNLLKQPQSLEGSVRHTRSTPQ, from the coding sequence ATGAGTACGTTGAACGAATATCTGGGCCAGAAGCGCGAGGCCGTATTGCTGCGCAATAGCCGCGATCCGCAAACCGTGGAGCCCGTGAAGCTGCGCGCGCAGGTGAGCGCCGAAGGGCGCAGCGGGGTGCGCCGCATCCGGATCCGGGACCATCAGGTGGTCAGCGACAGCCCGTCCGATTTCGCGGGGTACGACCTGGGTCCCAGTTCGCCCGAGTTGCTGCTGGGCTCGCTGGGCAGCTGCCTGACGCACATCTTCCTGATCAAGGCCGCCGAGCTTGAGCTGCCGCTGGAGTCGCTGGAAGTGACCATCGAAGGCGACCTGGATCCTCGCGGCGGCAAGCCGGGCTACGAGAAGGTGCCGTTCTTTCCGCACAACATCCGCTACACGGCGCACATCGTGTCGCCGGCGGACGAGCATGCCGTACGCGCCGTGCACGAGGCGGTGGAGCAGTGGTGCCCGATCCTGAATCTGCTCAAGCAGCCGCAGTCCCTGGAAGGCAGCGTCAGGCACACGCGTTCCACGCCGCAATAG